CGCCATCACTTCCTCTCTTTTCTTTCTCTTCCAAATTCAACTTCACTTCAAGATACAATCCACAATTCTGCCAATTTGCTGTCATTGCGAGTTTCGTGAAACGAAACGTGGCAATCTCCTCTGACAATTTATAGTTGTGAATCACCTGAGGAGATTGCCACGTCGTTTAACTACACTCCTCGCAACGACAAAAAAATTACTTCTTCTCAATAAACGCATACGCACTGTGATTGTGGATGCTTTCGAAGTTTTCGGCGGCCACTTGATACCAGGAAATTTCACTTCGTGCGTTGAGGGCAACGGCAACATCACGCACAACGTCTTCCACAAATTTAGGATTATTGTATGAGGCTTCGGTGACAAATTTTTCGTCTGGGCGTTTTAGCACCGAGTAAAGAGGTGAGCTGCCCGCTTGTTCAGCAATGGTAATAAGTTCCTCAAGCCAGATCATCGCACTTGTTTTTACTTGGATTGAAATAATGCCGCGCTGATTATGTGCACCAAAAGCACTAATTTCTTTTGAGCAAGGACACAGTGTCATCACGGGAACATCAACGCCCATCATCACTTCGTCGCCATCATGATTGCTTACAGCTTCAAAAAAACATTGGTACTCCATCATGCCAGACAAACCAGACACTGGCGCTTTTTTGCTTAAAAAATAAGGAAAGCTCATTTTGATATGTGCGCTTTTTGCATCGAAGCATTCTCGCATTTCGTGCGTAATATTTGTCATGTGATCAACATGAATGTTGTTGTGATGCGCATTCAAAATTTCCACAAATCGACTCATGTGCGTGCCTTTAAAGTGATGCGGCAAATCAACATACATGTTCACGCGCGCAATGGTTTTTTGCTCTTTTTGTGCTTGGTCAAGCAGGGTGATGGGATACGAAATATCTTTCACGCCAACTTTGTCGATGGCGATATTGCGTTGATCTGCTTGGTTTTGAACGTCTTTCATCAGGTTGCTCCGGGCTGTGCACTTTGTGTCTTGGCTGCTTACTAGTGAGCTTTCACGCTCTTGGTCAAGGTTAAAATGATACGAATTTTTTTGTGCTTGAGCTCTTTGTTTTAGGCTGTTTTTCTTTGCAAGAGCAAGTGGGCTTGCTATAGAAGGTGGCCACATTGCAGAAACAAAGGGGGAGTTCAGTGTCAACATCAAGCGATATCGTGAAAGGCGGAGCCTTTCTTATTCAAGAGACAAAACCAAGCGACATTTTTATCCCAGAAGAGGCAAGTGAAGATGAAAAAAGCTTGGCTCAACTTACGCGCAATTTTTCAAAAAATGAAGTATTGGCACTTTCGGATCAAATCGAAAAAGATTGCCGCAGCATAAGTCCTGTCCTCATGAAAAAGGCAGGGGAACTGGGTTTGCTGATGGCCGAGGTGCCAGAAGCTTACGGTGGCTTGGGTTTGGGAAAAGTGCCCACTACGTTTATTGCTGAAAATATTACAGATCAAGGTTCATTCTCGGTTACCTTCATGTGCCATACCGGCATTGGCACGCTTCCCATCGATATCTTTGGAACCGAAGCTCAAAAGCAAAAATACCTCCCAAAATTAGCAAGTGGCGAATTCATTGGTGCTTACTCTCTCACAGAAGCTGGTTCAGGCTCTGATGCGCTTGGGGCCAAAACCAAAGCGGTGCTTTCTCCCGATGGAAAACATTATATTTTAAATGGTGAAAAAATCTGGGTAACGAATGGTGGCTTTGCAGATTTATTTACCATCTTCGCAAAAGTAGATGGAGAGCACTTCACCGCCTTCTTGGTGGAAAAAGATTTCCCAGGTCTCAGTATTAACAAAGATGAAGACAAGATGGGTATTAAAGGTTCATCTACAACTGTTTTAGGTTTGAACGATTTAAAAGTTCCAGTTGAAAATGTGTTGGGCGAAATTGGAAAAGGCCATCACATTGCTTTCAACGTTTTGAATGTGGGCAGATGGAAGCTTGGCGCAGCCAGTGTTGGTGCGTGTAAGCGCTTGATTGAATACAGTGTGCAATATGTGAATGAGCGCAAGCAATTTGGAAAAGCGATTTCACAGTTTCAGTTAATTCGCGACAAAATTGCAAGCATGGCGGTGCAAACGTATTTGAACGAGTCCATTGTATATCGCTATGCCCATATGATCGATGTGGCCAAAGCTACGTTAGATGCAAAAAGTGCAGCGTATGATGAAGAACGAAAAAATATTATTCGCGAATATGCTATCGAAGCATCAATCGCAAAAGTGTTTGGCTCGGAAGCCCTTGATACTGTTGTAGATGAGGCCGTTCAGTGTTTTGGTGGTTTTGGATTTAGCGAAGAATATCCTGTTGCAAAGTTTTACCGCGATAGCCGCATCAACCGTATTTTCGAAGGCACAAATGAAATCAACCGCATGATTATTACGGGTACCTTGCTGAAAAAAGCGATGAAGGGCGAGCTTGCGTTAATGGATCAACTGCAAAAAGTATTGGGACAATTGAAAACAGGTTTTTCAGCTGCAAAGTCGCATGAAAAAACTATTCTGCTTCGCTTGAAAGACTTAGCTATTTATGTTGCTGGAGTTGCGCTTAAAAAATATGCAGCAAAAATTGACGACAAACAATCGGTGATGGCGTTTGTTTCTGACATTATTATTTCTGTTTTTGCTTTGGAATCTGCATTGCTTCGCGCCATCAAAATGGAAACTACACTCTCTGCAGACAAGGCTGAAATTCCA
The genomic region above belongs to Deltaproteobacteria bacterium CG11_big_fil_rev_8_21_14_0_20_42_23 and contains:
- a CDS encoding GTP cyclohydrolase I FolE2; its protein translation is MKDVQNQADQRNIAIDKVGVKDISYPITLLDQAQKEQKTIARVNMYVDLPHHFKGTHMSRFVEILNAHHNNIHVDHMTNITHEMRECFDAKSAHIKMSFPYFLSKKAPVSGLSGMMEYQCFFEAVSNHDGDEVMMGVDVPVMTLCPCSKEISAFGAHNQRGIISIQVKTSAMIWLEELITIAEQAGSSPLYSVLKRPDEKFVTEASYNNPKFVEDVVRDVAVALNARSEISWYQVAAENFESIHNHSAYAFIEKK
- a CDS encoding acyl-CoA dehydrogenase, translated to MATLQKQRGSSVSTSSDIVKGGAFLIQETKPSDIFIPEEASEDEKSLAQLTRNFSKNEVLALSDQIEKDCRSISPVLMKKAGELGLLMAEVPEAYGGLGLGKVPTTFIAENITDQGSFSVTFMCHTGIGTLPIDIFGTEAQKQKYLPKLASGEFIGAYSLTEAGSGSDALGAKTKAVLSPDGKHYILNGEKIWVTNGGFADLFTIFAKVDGEHFTAFLVEKDFPGLSINKDEDKMGIKGSSTTVLGLNDLKVPVENVLGEIGKGHHIAFNVLNVGRWKLGAASVGACKRLIEYSVQYVNERKQFGKAISQFQLIRDKIASMAVQTYLNESIVYRYAHMIDVAKATLDAKSAAYDEERKNIIREYAIEASIAKVFGSEALDTVVDEAVQCFGGFGFSEEYPVAKFYRDSRINRIFEGTNEINRMIITGTLLKKAMKGELALMDQLQKVLGQLKTGFSAAKSHEKTILLRLKDLAIYVAGVALKKYAAKIDDKQSVMAFVSDIIISVFALESALLRAIKMETTLSADKAEIPYSICKIAAAEMKEDLFSRANLMLMDMAETDEEYQSYQKALQRLTPTFSLQVLKEREKVAAWLLGKSDFSF